The following coding sequences are from one Humulus lupulus chromosome X, drHumLupu1.1, whole genome shotgun sequence window:
- the LOC133806803 gene encoding uncharacterized protein LOC133806803, with protein sequence MAERVDDEGDGQQVTNPIVLADDRARAIREYAAPMFNELNPGIMRPEIQAAQFELKPVMFQMLQTVGQFSGMPTEDPHLHLRSFLEVSDSFKLQGVSEEALRLKLFPFSLRDRARSWLNTLPPDSVTNWNDLAEKFLRKYFPPTRNAKFRSEIMSFQQLEDESTSDAWERFKELLRKCPHHSIPHCMQMETFYNGLNAASRMVLDASANGAILSKSYNEAFEILERIASNNYQWSNTRAPTSRKVAGVLEVDALMALTAQMASMTNILKNMSLGGNVQPAAAIQSAEVSCVYCGDGHTFENCPSNPASVFYMGNQNFNRNNNPYSNTYNPAWRHHPNLSWGGQGASSSGAPTQEKQSYPLGFSQQPRPQQPHQPQGSQTSSLENLMRDYMAKNDAVIQSQAASLRNLEIQLGHLANDLKNRPQGSLPSDTENPRRDGKEQCKAITLRSGKILENSEEKIKGSGEPTSIQTEGESSKKPAKEVTETGPVDTASGQQSVPVESVPKPPLPFPQRFCKQQQDGQFRKFLDVLKKLHINIPLVEALEQMPNYVKFLKDILTKKKKIGRV encoded by the coding sequence ATGGCTGAACGTGTTGATGATGAGGGGGATGGCCAGCAAGTCACTAATCCCATTGTTTTGGCGGATGACAGAGCCAGAGCAATACGGGAATacgctgcccccatgtttaatgagctaaATCCAGGCATTATGAGGCCAGAAATCCAAGCAGCTCAATTCGAGCTCAAGCCAGTGATGTTTCAAATGCTCCAAACTGTGGGGCAGTTCAGCGGGATGCCAACGGAGGATCCTCATCTCCATCTTCGTTCATTCTTGGAGGTGAGTGATTCCTTTAAGCTTCAAGGAGTGAGTGAAGAAGCATTAAGGTTGAAGCTATTTCCATTCTCATTAAGagaccgagctagatcatggctcaacaCTTTGCCTCCCGATTCCGTTACAAATTGGAATGACTTGGCTGAGAAATTTCTGAGAAAATACTTCCCTCCCACCAGAAATGCAAAGTTTAGAAGTGAGATTATGTcatttcagcagctggaagatgaGTCCACTAGTGACgcgtgggaaagattcaaagagctTTTAAGAAAATGTCCACACCACAGCATCCCGCACTGTATGCAGATGGAGACCTTCTATAATGGCCTCAATGCAGCTTCTAGAATGGTATTGGACGCTTCAGCCAATGGAGCCATTCTTTCCAAGTCTTACAACgaagcatttgagattttggaaaggatcGCAAGTAATAACTATCAATGGTCAAACACTAGAGCTCCTACAAGTAGGAAGGTGGCGGGAGTTCTTGAAGTAGATGCATTAATGGCTCTAACAGCTCAAATGGCCTCAATGACCAACatcttgaagaatatgagtttggGAGGAAATGTACAGCCAGCTGCTGCCATTCAAAGTGCAGAAGTATCATGTGTGTATTGTGGGGACGGGCATACTTTTGAGAATTGCCCTTCCAATCCAGCCTCGGTCTTCTATATGGGTAATCAGAATTTCAACCGCAACAACAACCCATATTCTAACACTTACAATCCAGCTTGGAGGCATCATCCAAATCTGtcatgggggggtcaaggagcaagttcaagtGGAGCACCAACACAAGAAAAACAGTCATATCCACTGGGATTTTCTCAACAACCAAGACCTCAACAACCACACCAACCTCAAGGCTCTCAAACAAGTTCTTTGGAGAATTTAATGAGAGATTATATGGCCAAGAATGACGCTGTAATTCAAAGCCAGGCAGCGTCTCTTCGGAATTTGGAAATTCAATTGGGGCATTTAGCTAATGATTTGAAAAATCGACCCCAAGGTTCCTTGCCTAGTGACACCGAGAATCCAAGGAGGGATGGCAAAGAACAATGCAAGGCAATCACGCTACGGAGTGGAAAAATTCTGGAAAATTCTGAGGAGAAAATAAAAGGCAGTggggagcccacttcaatccaaactgAAGGAGAATCTAGTAAAAAACCAGCAAAAGAAGTTACTGAAACTGGCCCAGTTGATACAGCATCGGGTCAGCAATCTGTTCCAGTGGAATCTGTACCAAAGCCGCCCCTACCATTTCCTCAGCGATTTTGCAAACAGCAGCAAGATGGGCAGTTCAggaagtttctggatgtgttaaAAAAGCTCCACATCAATATTCCCTTAGTGGAAGCATTGGAACAAATGCCAAACTACGTCAAgtttttaaaagatattttgacgAAAAAAAAGAAGATTGGGAGAGTTTGA